The proteins below are encoded in one region of Fibrella aestuarina BUZ 2:
- a CDS encoding AAA family ATPase, translating to MLFSFFFNKRFNIITGDNGLGKTFILESIWWMLTNTWTNDPLYPGIENIKKGPSIISSGTEGNDGASNFQVAFYNRGSSEWQKTEESSDQALIIYAKANGIFAVMDPNINSSPFAEKEGRSLVFTKNEIWEGLVENIRDVNSLKSRKGASTYLCNGLINDWVIWQQANDSSFDILKRVLKQLSPPNTSDLGLLIPGSLVRLPYDSRIMPTIKHPYGEIPVIHASEGVRRILSLAYLIVWTWQEHKLYSENSRKDIAKNMVFLIDEIEVHLHPQWQRKILPAMLEVSSELSSELDIQFMITTHSPIVTGSVENIFDDYKDRLFHLDISSERHSKNADVTINDIEFEKRGTIDSWLTSDAFNLDQPRGSIKSEKVISKAIEMQSNIDATKDDVEKITNELRKVLGPFDIFWSRWRSYADSFGIKL from the coding sequence ATGCTTTTCAGCTTTTTTTTTAATAAAAGATTCAATATCATTACTGGTGATAATGGCTTAGGTAAAACGTTTATTTTAGAATCTATATGGTGGATGTTGACAAATACTTGGACAAATGACCCTCTTTATCCAGGTATTGAGAATATAAAGAAAGGTCCTTCAATTATTTCTTCAGGTACAGAGGGGAATGATGGAGCTTCAAACTTTCAGGTCGCCTTTTACAATAGGGGGAGTTCAGAATGGCAAAAAACAGAAGAAAGCTCAGATCAAGCCCTTATTATATATGCAAAAGCGAACGGTATATTCGCTGTTATGGATCCCAATATTAATTCGAGCCCATTTGCAGAAAAAGAAGGCCGGTCTTTAGTTTTTACTAAAAATGAAATTTGGGAAGGATTAGTCGAAAATATAAGAGACGTAAACTCCCTGAAGTCAAGGAAAGGAGCTTCAACTTATCTTTGCAATGGACTAATTAATGACTGGGTAATTTGGCAGCAGGCTAACGATTCGTCTTTTGACATCCTTAAAAGGGTGCTCAAGCAGCTTTCTCCACCAAATACAAGTGATTTAGGCTTATTAATACCTGGTAGCTTAGTTCGATTGCCTTATGACAGCCGAATAATGCCTACTATCAAGCATCCTTACGGTGAAATACCAGTTATTCACGCATCTGAAGGAGTTAGACGAATACTTTCGTTAGCCTATTTAATAGTCTGGACTTGGCAGGAACATAAGCTATATTCAGAAAATAGTCGAAAGGATATTGCCAAAAATATGGTTTTTCTAATCGATGAAATAGAGGTGCACTTACATCCACAATGGCAAAGAAAGATACTGCCTGCAATGCTAGAAGTTTCTAGTGAGCTAAGCAGTGAACTAGATATACAGTTTATGATAACTACACATTCTCCAATTGTAACAGGTTCTGTAGAAAACATCTTTGACGATTACAAGGATAGGTTATTTCACTTAGATATTAGCAGTGAAAGGCATAGTAAAAATGCAGATGTCACTATTAATGACATTGAATTTGAAAAAAGAGGTACAATTGATTCGTGGTTAACTTCGGACGCCTTTAATCTAGATCAGCCGAGAGGCAGTATTAAATCAGAGAAAGTCATTTCCAAAGCGATCGAAATGCAGAGTAATATAGACGCTACTAAGGATGATGTAGAAAAAATAACAAACGAATTAAGAAAAGTACTAGGTCCATTCGATATTTTTTGGTCAAGGTGGCGTAGTTATGCAGATAGCTTTGGTATTAAACTTTGA
- a CDS encoding nucleotidyltransferase family protein, with translation MTIGIIVLAAGSSKRFGGINKQLLSINGTSLVRTAAEVALAAELGGPVVVVLGHEREAVAAELDGLGVTLIDNPTYSEGIASSVKMGMVGLFMMQPSIEAFVIMPCDQPFLTPALLQQLVATQDESGKGIVATRYADQVHMPALFRRTYADALLALTDEKAPKWVIIKNKADLAQIGFEPAAVDLDYWAQVEALGN, from the coding sequence ATGACAATAGGCATCATTGTACTCGCCGCAGGCTCTTCCAAACGCTTTGGGGGTATCAACAAACAATTACTCAGTATCAATGGCACGTCGCTCGTCAGAACGGCCGCCGAAGTCGCGTTGGCAGCCGAATTAGGCGGGCCTGTAGTGGTCGTGCTGGGGCATGAGCGTGAGGCTGTCGCCGCCGAACTCGACGGCTTGGGCGTGACCCTAATCGATAATCCCACCTATAGCGAGGGCATTGCGTCGTCGGTGAAGATGGGCATGGTTGGTCTCTTTATGATGCAGCCAAGCATCGAGGCCTTCGTCATCATGCCCTGCGATCAGCCGTTTCTGACGCCCGCGCTGCTTCAGCAATTGGTGGCCACGCAGGATGAAAGTGGTAAAGGCATCGTGGCCACGCGCTACGCCGATCAGGTGCACATGCCCGCCCTGTTCCGACGTACCTACGCCGATGCGCTGCTCGCCCTCACCGACGAGAAAGCACCCAAATGGGTCATCATTAAAAACAAAGCCGACCTGGCTCAGATCGGCTTTGAACCCGCCGCCGTCGACCTCGACTATTGGGCGCAGGTGGAGGCGTTGGGCAATTAA
- a CDS encoding phage integrase SAM-like domain-containing protein, translated as MKPSRMEMLFWGHSSAKDPDIISLYFRVTINSQRAELGSTGIKVHRKQWSQEGQRLTARTPEAGQHNQTLSIWKTRVQAIYNDLLRSGEPFTASYVKKLFHQEGKGYSFIHLFDHYLASLVKNPDITEGTRETYATVRTKVGHWLASTKQGDLLAERFGKAVLEQYRTFMRNDESRKPATIRKHSNTIKQVLSYGYLNDYIQRNPLQGYRVPSVKPNKPVYLTKEELVTLINYDFGPDKVLGEVRDYFLIQCFTGLAYSDIKGLRYDHFSYQEHEEIGMIWLEKDRVKPETPPDSRFTPSFSSSYPAATMANRKTFTFAQTRKLTCT; from the coding sequence ATGAAACCATCTCGAATGGAAATGCTCTTTTGGGGCCATTCTTCTGCCAAAGACCCCGATATTATCTCTCTTTATTTCCGTGTTACGATCAATTCCCAACGGGCCGAACTCGGTTCTACTGGCATCAAAGTACACCGTAAGCAATGGAGCCAGGAGGGCCAGCGTCTAACCGCCCGCACACCTGAAGCCGGGCAACACAATCAAACGCTATCGATCTGGAAAACCCGCGTTCAAGCTATCTACAACGACCTACTACGGTCTGGTGAGCCTTTCACAGCATCGTACGTCAAGAAGCTTTTTCACCAGGAGGGCAAAGGATACTCCTTCATCCATCTATTCGATCATTACTTAGCGTCACTAGTAAAGAACCCGGACATAACAGAAGGGACACGCGAAACCTACGCTACTGTCAGAACAAAGGTAGGCCACTGGCTGGCATCGACTAAGCAAGGCGATCTGTTGGCGGAACGTTTTGGAAAAGCTGTACTTGAGCAGTATCGTACGTTCATGCGTAACGATGAAAGCCGCAAACCCGCCACAATTCGGAAGCACTCGAATACGATCAAACAAGTACTTTCCTACGGCTATCTAAACGACTACATTCAGCGCAATCCCTTGCAGGGCTACCGCGTCCCATCGGTTAAGCCAAACAAGCCCGTTTATCTAACCAAAGAAGAACTGGTCACGCTGATAAACTACGACTTTGGCCCCGACAAGGTATTGGGCGAAGTACGAGACTACTTTCTTATTCAGTGCTTTACTGGTCTCGCGTACTCCGACATTAAGGGTTTGCGTTACGACCACTTTTCGTATCAAGAACATGAGGAGATTGGCATGATCTGGTTAGAGAAAGACCGTGTAAAACCGGAAACACCGCCCGACAGCCGCTTCACCCCGTCGTTCAGTTCATCTTATCCAGCCGCTACGATGGCAAACCGGAAAACCTTCACGTTCGCCCAAACCAGAAAACTAACCTGTACTTAA
- a CDS encoding peptidylprolyl isomerase, translated as MNKSQTISLSVLGVTLTLAQAFSTGGFASRKAVLPQPLRSEVAARDTIEDPSAVVLNKIIAKVDNYYVLQSDLEESYNSYAAQGQQAPQKCQLLESLVINKMMLAKAEIDSVVVDDKLVDSQLDSRMSYMIQQYGSEKNIVEQFGKSLEMLKSEVRTQVKDQMLTRKMQETITAKTKVTPRDVLKFFNSIPKDSLPYMPAEVEVGQIVRYAKVSKAQKDQLIQRLRSLRDSVAAGADFAALAKANSEDVVSAQNGGDLGYAKRGMMVAPFEGAALKLKPGEMSDVVESDFGYHLIQLIETRGAEYHARHILLRPEYARLDVNEPTRFLDSLKHQIEIDSIKFDKAAKDFSEDKATADAGGIIRDPQSGGSRLAMDGSMDYAMFTILDTMTVGKITPVLPYRSDDGKTGVRILYYKTKIQPHTADYKVDFEKLQNIVLQNKKNKAIDEWFRKSVSDVYITVDPQYTGCRIFGTTQTGSAQASNN; from the coding sequence ATGAACAAGAGTCAAACCATTTCCCTGAGTGTGCTGGGCGTTACCCTAACGCTGGCTCAGGCCTTCAGTACGGGCGGTTTTGCGTCGCGGAAGGCGGTGTTGCCGCAGCCGCTCCGGTCGGAAGTAGCCGCGCGCGACACCATCGAAGACCCCAGCGCGGTCGTCCTGAACAAGATCATCGCCAAGGTCGACAACTACTACGTGTTGCAGTCGGACCTGGAGGAGTCATACAACTCGTATGCCGCGCAGGGGCAGCAGGCGCCCCAGAAGTGCCAGTTGCTCGAAAGCCTCGTCATCAACAAAATGATGCTGGCCAAAGCCGAGATCGACTCGGTGGTGGTCGATGATAAGCTGGTGGATAGCCAGCTCGACAGCCGGATGTCGTACATGATTCAGCAGTATGGGTCCGAGAAAAACATTGTCGAGCAGTTTGGTAAGAGCCTGGAGATGCTCAAGAGCGAGGTACGTACCCAGGTGAAAGACCAGATGCTGACCCGCAAGATGCAGGAGACGATCACGGCCAAAACCAAGGTGACGCCCCGCGACGTGCTGAAATTCTTCAACAGTATCCCGAAAGACAGCCTGCCCTACATGCCCGCCGAAGTAGAAGTGGGGCAGATTGTGCGGTACGCCAAAGTGAGCAAAGCCCAGAAAGACCAGCTCATTCAGCGGCTGCGTTCGTTGCGTGACAGCGTTGCGGCCGGGGCTGACTTCGCCGCCCTGGCTAAAGCCAATTCGGAAGACGTCGTTTCGGCGCAGAACGGCGGCGACCTCGGCTACGCCAAACGCGGGATGATGGTCGCTCCGTTTGAAGGGGCCGCCCTGAAACTCAAGCCCGGCGAGATGTCGGACGTAGTGGAGTCTGACTTTGGGTATCACCTGATTCAGTTGATCGAAACGCGCGGCGCCGAGTACCACGCCCGCCACATTCTGCTGCGCCCGGAATACGCCCGCCTCGACGTCAACGAGCCGACCCGTTTTCTGGACAGCCTGAAGCATCAGATCGAGATTGACAGCATCAAATTCGACAAAGCGGCCAAAGATTTTTCGGAAGACAAGGCTACGGCCGATGCGGGTGGCATCATTCGTGATCCGCAATCGGGAGGGTCGCGGCTGGCGATGGACGGCTCGATGGACTACGCCATGTTTACGATTCTCGACACAATGACGGTTGGCAAAATCACGCCGGTACTCCCCTACCGCTCCGACGACGGCAAAACCGGCGTGCGGATTTTGTACTACAAAACCAAAATCCAGCCCCACACGGCCGACTATAAGGTCGACTTCGAAAAGCTGCAGAATATCGTTTTGCAGAACAAGAAGAACAAAGCCATCGACGAGTGGTTTCGTAAATCAGTCAGTGACGTCTACATTACCGTCGATCCGCAATACACGGGTTGTCGCATCTTCGGCACCACCCAGACAGGCAGTGCCCAGGCCAGTAACAATTAA
- the purL gene encoding phosphoribosylformylglycinamidine synthase subunit PurL, with the protein MPHVNATEQPQINLDPLPTVETARKLGVLPDEFERIIAILGRQPNFTELSIFSVMWSEHCSYKNSIVWLKTLPRDSERMLAKAGEENAGLVDIGDGLACSFKIESHNHPSALEPYQGAATGVGGINRDIFTMGARPIAQLNSLRFGDLTLPKTRRLLRGVVKGIGDYGNAFGIPTVGGEIYFDECYNTNPLVNAFSAGIVEVGKVAKATSYGVGNPVFIVGSATGKDGIHGATFASEDITAASTDKLPAVQVGDPFMEKLLLEATLEIIATGYVIGIQDMGAAGIICSTSEMSAKGEHGMIIDLDKVPTRQTNMAPFEILLSESQERMLVVIEKGKEGIIQGIFDKWDLHCAQIGEVTDTQRLHFYRYGQLVADVPAHDLVLGGGAPQYRRDYKEPAYINEFRKFQIASVPDVPAAELSAVATHLLSHPNICSRQWVYQQYDSMVGTSNRSTNAPSDAAVVRVKGAGIPKSEKSIVITVDCNSRYVNANPYVGAQIAVAEAARNIVCTGGEPLAVTNNLNFGNPYVPEVYWHFVEAVKGMGEACRRFETPVTGGNVSFYNQSSDDGPVFPTPTIGMLGLMENPDNRMTLNFRPAGGDLIYLIGSPQNDIASSEYLYSYRKVKASPAPAFDIEQELAVQATVKQLITKKLIASAHDISDGGLFVAVAESAMAGNTGFAITTDGDYRTDAYLFGESQSRVVVSVAAEQQSAFEQFMERTHIAYSQIGNVTPADFVVNGQTVLTSAEAAPLYNNALGKIMA; encoded by the coding sequence TTGCCCCACGTGAACGCCACAGAACAACCGCAGATCAACCTCGATCCCCTGCCAACTGTCGAAACCGCCCGTAAACTGGGCGTGCTGCCCGATGAGTTCGAGCGGATCATTGCCATCCTCGGTCGCCAGCCCAATTTCACCGAACTCAGCATTTTCTCGGTGATGTGGTCGGAACACTGTTCGTATAAAAACTCCATCGTGTGGCTGAAGACCCTGCCCCGCGACTCCGAGCGCATGCTGGCTAAGGCCGGCGAAGAAAACGCGGGCCTGGTCGACATCGGCGACGGCCTGGCGTGCTCGTTCAAGATCGAATCGCACAACCACCCCTCGGCCCTCGAACCCTATCAGGGTGCCGCAACGGGCGTTGGTGGTATCAACCGCGACATCTTCACGATGGGCGCGCGCCCCATCGCCCAGCTCAATTCGCTGCGGTTCGGCGACCTGACCCTGCCCAAAACACGTCGGCTGCTGCGTGGCGTGGTAAAAGGCATTGGCGACTACGGCAACGCGTTCGGCATCCCGACGGTGGGTGGCGAAATCTATTTCGATGAATGCTACAACACCAACCCGCTCGTCAACGCCTTCTCGGCGGGGATCGTCGAAGTAGGTAAGGTCGCCAAAGCTACGTCGTATGGCGTGGGTAACCCGGTTTTCATCGTCGGGTCGGCCACGGGGAAAGACGGTATCCACGGCGCTACGTTCGCCTCGGAAGACATTACCGCCGCCTCGACGGACAAGCTGCCGGCTGTGCAGGTGGGTGACCCGTTCATGGAGAAGCTGCTGCTTGAAGCCACGCTCGAAATCATCGCCACGGGCTATGTAATCGGGATTCAGGATATGGGCGCGGCGGGCATTATCTGCTCAACGTCGGAGATGAGTGCCAAAGGCGAACACGGCATGATCATCGACCTCGACAAAGTGCCCACCCGTCAGACCAACATGGCCCCGTTCGAGATTCTGCTCTCGGAGTCACAGGAGCGGATGCTGGTCGTGATCGAAAAAGGCAAAGAAGGCATCATCCAGGGGATCTTCGACAAGTGGGACCTGCACTGCGCCCAGATTGGTGAGGTGACCGACACCCAACGGCTGCATTTCTACCGGTACGGACAGCTCGTTGCCGACGTGCCGGCTCATGACCTGGTGCTGGGTGGCGGCGCGCCCCAATACCGCCGCGACTATAAAGAACCGGCCTACATCAACGAATTCCGGAAGTTTCAGATTGCGAGCGTACCCGACGTGCCAGCCGCTGAACTATCGGCCGTAGCTACGCACCTGCTGAGCCACCCGAATATCTGCTCGCGGCAGTGGGTCTACCAGCAATACGACTCGATGGTGGGCACCAGCAACCGCAGCACCAACGCCCCGTCTGACGCGGCCGTGGTGCGGGTGAAAGGTGCCGGTATCCCGAAATCCGAGAAGTCCATCGTCATTACGGTCGACTGCAACAGCCGGTACGTCAACGCCAACCCCTACGTGGGCGCGCAGATCGCCGTGGCCGAAGCCGCCCGCAACATCGTCTGCACGGGTGGCGAACCGCTGGCCGTGACCAACAACCTGAACTTCGGCAATCCCTACGTACCTGAGGTCTACTGGCACTTTGTGGAAGCCGTGAAAGGCATGGGCGAAGCCTGCCGCCGCTTTGAAACGCCAGTGACGGGGGGCAACGTGAGTTTCTACAACCAGTCGTCGGACGACGGCCCCGTGTTCCCGACGCCGACCATTGGCATGCTGGGCCTGATGGAAAACCCCGACAACCGCATGACGCTCAACTTCCGGCCGGCGGGCGGCGACCTGATCTACCTGATCGGTTCACCGCAGAACGACATCGCCTCGTCGGAATACCTCTATTCGTACCGGAAGGTGAAAGCCTCGCCCGCGCCGGCCTTCGACATCGAGCAGGAACTGGCCGTGCAGGCGACGGTGAAACAACTGATCACGAAGAAGCTGATCGCCTCGGCCCACGACATTTCCGACGGTGGCCTGTTTGTGGCCGTTGCCGAGTCGGCCATGGCGGGCAACACGGGCTTTGCCATCACCACCGACGGCGACTACCGCACCGACGCGTACCTGTTCGGCGAAAGCCAGAGCCGGGTGGTCGTGTCGGTCGCGGCGGAGCAGCAGTCGGCGTTCGAGCAGTTCATGGAACGTACCCACATCGCCTACAGCCAGATCGGCAACGTAACCCCCGCCGATTTTGTGGTGAACGGGCAGACCGTGCTGACCTCCGCCGAAGCCGCTCCGCTGTACAATAACGCGCTGGGCAAGATCATGGCGTAA
- a CDS encoding DNA-methyltransferase, with protein MSTTESPELRKATPTIITHEGIAKNGCTWNVYNGDSRDVMKTLPSNHYDTIITSPPYFWLRDYGHENQIGLEDSVEGFVNNLCQTFDEVYRVMKPSGVFFMNIGDTYYSGKGESKGVDKKSSKRRFGLRAVDKSGGLGIGIKPKSLIGIPWRVTNEMMSRGWVLRSTIIWYRQHALPEAVRDRPRRSYEFIFMLTKHKDYYFNRAPLMEAAQEDMWTITARPKAQNLGTAPYPDELVERCINIGCPEGGKVLDPFLGSGTTARVGLTMNRNVSGIDISEEFCHYSVNQLRSI; from the coding sequence ATGAGTACTACTGAATCACCTGAATTGAGAAAAGCAACGCCAACAATCATAACACACGAAGGAATTGCAAAAAACGGATGTACTTGGAATGTGTATAATGGTGACTCGAGGGACGTAATGAAGACCCTTCCGAGCAATCATTATGATACTATTATCACTTCACCGCCTTACTTCTGGTTACGAGACTACGGACATGAGAATCAAATTGGTCTAGAGGATTCTGTCGAAGGATTCGTAAATAACTTATGCCAAACTTTCGATGAGGTCTACCGAGTCATGAAGCCATCAGGTGTGTTTTTCATGAATATTGGAGATACATATTACTCAGGAAAGGGAGAATCAAAAGGAGTAGACAAGAAAAGCAGCAAGAGGAGGTTCGGTTTGCGAGCAGTTGACAAAAGTGGTGGTCTGGGTATCGGCATTAAGCCAAAATCTCTAATAGGAATACCTTGGAGAGTGACAAACGAGATGATGAGTCGAGGATGGGTTTTACGTAGTACAATCATATGGTACAGACAGCATGCACTGCCTGAAGCTGTAAGAGACCGTCCAAGGCGCAGTTATGAATTTATCTTTATGTTGACTAAGCATAAGGATTATTATTTTAACCGTGCTCCACTGATGGAAGCCGCGCAAGAGGATATGTGGACAATCACGGCCCGTCCTAAAGCCCAAAATTTAGGTACAGCTCCATACCCAGACGAACTTGTTGAAAGATGCATAAATATAGGATGCCCTGAGGGGGGGAAGGTACTTGATCCTTTTCTAGGAAGTGGAACTACTGCTAGAGTAGGCTTAACAATGAATCGGAACGTATCAGGTATTGATATTAGTGAAGAATTTTGCCACTACTCAGTTAATCAATTAAGATCGATTTGA
- a CDS encoding DUF4407 domain-containing protein, which yields MVGDFFVWCAGTDTNVLSKCENAVRTKHIGMGTLVIIPALLGFISMSYALSTIDKINSNPFLYIFGGLVWGAIIFAFDRFIVSTHKKQQYNSHEFKNITLYIRILFALILGIVISHPIVLLYFDSSIKERIIRDTNNTRFAEELKFQDNYKLLTIKLDTLISIKRCNERLLTAEQSGNKLNLPCGSSSGIPNINGKFPRTREIKNIIDKLDNEINKEKEYITLRLDEFRREKEKSKSEISNNVSFDFLKREITLSQLKKEYAIVGITELLLMIAFVLVDVLPLIFKTFSPFSMYDKILVDDTEILRNININSRKESLQKAYDKISKIYTVSRSLDSTNDYKDFIDNLTQKYNLSKSTITGIILGLFIGLCSYLSGYIDITSKELFSIATVLSIIVSVFSNFVTDFIKFLSKFFKKKE from the coding sequence ATGGTTGGAGATTTTTTTGTTTGGTGTGCGGGAACAGACACTAATGTATTGTCAAAGTGTGAAAATGCGGTCAGAACAAAACATATTGGTATGGGAACATTAGTTATTATCCCAGCATTGCTAGGTTTTATATCAATGTCATATGCATTGTCAACAATAGATAAGATAAACTCAAATCCATTTCTATACATTTTTGGAGGATTAGTTTGGGGGGCAATTATTTTTGCATTTGATAGGTTCATTGTATCAACCCATAAAAAACAGCAATACAATTCTCATGAGTTTAAAAACATCACGTTATATATAAGAATTTTATTCGCGCTCATACTCGGTATCGTAATTTCACACCCAATTGTATTATTATATTTTGACAGCAGCATAAAAGAAAGAATTATTAGAGATACTAATAATACGAGATTTGCCGAAGAATTAAAATTTCAAGATAATTATAAACTATTAACTATCAAACTCGACACATTAATATCAATAAAGAGATGTAATGAAAGGTTACTCACTGCGGAGCAGAGCGGAAATAAACTAAATCTTCCATGTGGTAGTTCTTCAGGCATTCCAAATATTAACGGGAAATTTCCAAGAACTAGAGAAATAAAAAACATCATCGACAAATTAGATAATGAAATAAATAAGGAAAAGGAATATATAACATTAAGATTAGATGAATTTCGAAGAGAAAAAGAAAAGTCCAAATCCGAAATATCAAACAACGTCAGTTTCGATTTCTTAAAAAGAGAAATTACATTATCTCAGCTAAAAAAAGAGTATGCAATAGTTGGCATAACTGAATTACTATTGATGATCGCCTTCGTTTTGGTAGATGTATTACCGCTTATCTTTAAAACCTTTTCTCCTTTCTCAATGTACGATAAAATTCTAGTTGATGACACTGAGATACTAAGAAACATAAATATAAATAGCAGAAAGGAATCATTGCAAAAAGCATACGATAAAATTAGCAAAATTTACACAGTAAGTAGAAGTTTAGATTCAACAAACGATTACAAAGATTTCATTGATAATCTTACTCAAAAATATAACCTGAGCAAAAGTACTATAACAGGAATAATATTGGGCTTATTTATTGGGCTATGTTCTTATTTATCAGGTTACATTGACATTACAAGTAAAGAATTATTCAGTATTGCTACCGTTTTGTCCATAATTGTTTCAGTTTTTTCTAATTTTGTAACAGATTTCATCAAGTTCTTATCAAAATTCTTCAAAAAGAAAGAATGA
- a CDS encoding Uma2 family endonuclease: MEPTTQFRLLTYPDYETLEQQSDIRYEFDAGQVYAMAGGTFNHNELVVNTMLALRDQRKI; the protein is encoded by the coding sequence ATGGAGCCAACCACCCAATTCCGTTTGCTAACGTACCCAGACTACGAAACGCTCGAGCAGCAAAGCGATATTCGCTATGAGTTCGACGCCGGTCAGGTCTATGCCATGGCTGGCGGAACGTTCAACCACAACGAGTTAGTCGTTAACACGATGCTGGCCTTGCGTGATCAGCGGAAAATTTGA
- the truA gene encoding tRNA pseudouridine(38-40) synthase TruA: MQRYFIELAYKGTEFHGWQYQPNGISVQQVLEETLTKRLSRPIYVVGSGRTDAGVHAAQQFAHFETDGDLPETDLLIYSLNNMLPDGIAIYDIFPVGPTDHARFSATARYYQYHICRQKSPFDTHQTYIFRPALDVDTMNEAAATLLRYSNFRSFSKVRTEVNHYHCKLMRSEWRWQGNHLVYHVKADRFLYGMVRCLVGTMLEVGQGRMTVAEFEAIIQAEDRTRAGRAAPPNGLFLTEVSYPESVFEKRHS; the protein is encoded by the coding sequence ATGCAGCGTTATTTTATCGAGTTAGCGTACAAAGGCACCGAATTTCATGGGTGGCAGTACCAGCCGAACGGCATTAGTGTGCAGCAGGTGCTTGAGGAAACGCTGACCAAGCGCCTGAGCCGCCCGATCTACGTGGTGGGTAGTGGGCGTACCGACGCGGGCGTGCATGCGGCCCAGCAGTTCGCCCACTTCGAGACGGACGGCGACCTGCCCGAGACGGACCTGCTGATCTACTCGCTCAACAACATGCTGCCCGATGGCATCGCCATCTACGACATCTTTCCAGTTGGCCCCACCGATCACGCCCGATTCTCGGCCACGGCGCGTTACTACCAATACCACATCTGTCGGCAGAAAAGCCCGTTTGATACGCATCAGACCTATATTTTCCGGCCTGCGCTCGACGTCGACACCATGAACGAAGCGGCCGCTACGCTGCTCCGCTACAGCAATTTTCGTAGCTTTAGTAAAGTCAGGACGGAGGTTAACCATTACCATTGCAAGCTGATGCGGTCCGAGTGGCGCTGGCAGGGCAACCACCTCGTTTACCACGTCAAGGCTGACCGCTTCCTGTACGGGATGGTGCGCTGCCTGGTCGGGACGATGCTGGAGGTGGGGCAGGGGCGGATGACCGTAGCCGAGTTTGAAGCCATTATTCAGGCCGAAGACCGCACGCGGGCAGGCCGGGCCGCACCACCCAATGGGCTGTTCCTAACCGAAGTAAGCTACCCCGAATCGGTTTTTGAGAAACGACATTCATGA
- a CDS encoding AAA family ATPase — translation MPYTSDVAAAEALKDAYKKLSTEIGKVVIGQDETVRLLLTAMFCQGHCLLVGVPGLAKTLLIQTIANALHLDFNRIQFTPDLMPSDILGSETLDQDRNFKFIKGPIFANIILADEINRTPPKTQSALLEAMQEYKVTIAGQNYPLGRPFFVLATQNPIEQEGTYPLPEAQLDRFMFNIYLDYPSYQSELAIVKSTTSDERYQVKPILTGEEISEFQHLVRRVPVADNVVEYAVKLVHKTRPNTELAAPDANQYLEWGAGPRASQSLILASKCNALLNGKYSPDIEDVRAVALPILRHRIVRNFKAEAEGITVEQLVKKLM, via the coding sequence GTGCCTTATACTTCCGACGTGGCGGCTGCAGAAGCCCTGAAAGACGCTTATAAAAAGCTTAGTACTGAAATTGGTAAGGTCGTTATCGGGCAGGACGAAACCGTCCGGCTGCTGCTTACCGCTATGTTTTGTCAGGGACACTGCCTGCTGGTGGGCGTGCCGGGGCTGGCTAAGACGCTGCTGATTCAGACGATTGCCAACGCCCTGCACCTCGATTTCAACCGGATTCAGTTTACGCCCGACCTGATGCCGTCGGATATTCTCGGCTCCGAAACGCTCGATCAGGACCGGAACTTCAAGTTCATCAAAGGCCCCATTTTCGCCAACATCATCCTGGCTGATGAGATCAACCGGACGCCGCCCAAGACCCAGTCGGCCCTGCTTGAGGCCATGCAGGAATACAAGGTGACCATTGCCGGGCAGAACTACCCGCTGGGCCGTCCCTTCTTCGTGCTGGCGACGCAGAACCCCATCGAGCAGGAAGGGACGTACCCACTGCCCGAAGCGCAGCTCGACCGGTTTATGTTTAACATCTACCTCGATTACCCGTCGTATCAGTCGGAGCTGGCGATCGTGAAGAGTACGACCAGCGACGAGCGGTATCAGGTAAAACCGATTCTGACGGGCGAAGAAATCTCGGAGTTTCAGCACCTGGTTCGGCGCGTCCCCGTGGCCGACAACGTGGTGGAATACGCCGTAAAACTGGTGCACAAAACGCGCCCCAACACCGAATTGGCCGCCCCCGATGCCAACCAGTATCTGGAATGGGGCGCGGGTCCGCGGGCCTCGCAGTCGCTGATTCTGGCGTCGAAGTGCAATGCCTTGCTCAACGGCAAGTATTCACCCGATATCGAAGACGTGCGCGCCGTGGCGTTGCCCATTCTGCGGCACCGCATCGTCCGCAACTTTAAAGCCGAAGCCGAAGGCATCACCGTCGAGCAATTGGTGAAGAAGTTGATGTAG